GGGCCTGTCTTGCAATCGATGATCACGTTTCCCTGATCGGTCAGGAAGAGGGAGCCGTCGTTCGCCATGCGCAAGCCCGGCTGAGTCTTGAGAGATTGGAGGTAAGGGAAGAGAGATTTTGACGCGTAAGGGATCGCCTCTACGGGGACCGCCCGGAGGGTGCCGAGAGCCGGTACAAGTTTCGTTTCATCGACGATATAGACCCGCCGCTTGCTCGCCTCGGCGACGACCTTCTCCCGGAGAAGGGCGCCGCCTCCGCCTTTGATCATGTTCAGCTTCGGATCCACTTCGTCGGCGCCGTCGATCACGATGTCGATGGAGGGGTGGTCGTCGAGCGTCCCGACCGGAATACCGGCCTGCCGGGCCCCGGCCTCCGTTTGTTTCGAGCAGGGGATCCCCGTGATGCGGCTTAAGCTCCCCGTCCGGAGGAGCTCGCCCAGACGCGCGATGGCGAACGCCGACGTCGTGCCGTGGCCCAGTCCGACGACCATGCCGCTTGCGACAAATTCGACCGCGCGTTCCGCCGCGAGCCGCTTGAACTCATTCGATTGTTGCGCTTCTGCGGCCATCTCAGTTGTACGCGGTCTCCAGTGGGGGTTGGATCAGTTCTCTCTCTGCGGCACGAGCGATATCGGAGCTTGCCGGGAGAGCGAGGCTTTTGTCCGTTCCACAACGTGCTCCGCCGTGAACCCGAAGTGTTTCATGACGTCGGCGCCCGGCCCGGAAGCGCCGTAGCCCGACATCCCTACAAATTCTCCGAGCGCGCCGATGTACCGCTCCCAGCCGAACTTCACTCCCGCCTCGACCGCGACGCGCGCGGTGATCGAAGTTGGAAGCACAGACTCCTTGTATTCGTCCGGTTGCATGTCGAACAACTCCGTGCAGGGCATGCTGACGACGCGTGCCTGGATTCCCGATTTCCCGAGAAGTTCCTGGGCCTTGAGCGCGAGTTGAACCTCAGAGCCGGTGCCGATCAGGATCGCTTCCGGAGCCCCGTTGGGGGCTTCCGAAAGAACGTACCCGCCGCGCGAGAGGTTGTGGGCGGGGGCGTATTTGCCCTGGTCGATGGTCGGGACTTTTTGCCGCGTCAGGACGATTGCCACCGGTCCGTCCATCTGTTCGATGGCTATTTTCCAGGCCTGGGCGGTTTCATTCGGATCCGCCGGCCGGATCACTTTGAGATTAATGACGGAGCGGAGAGAGGCGAGTTGCTCGATCGGCTGATGAGTCGGGCCGTCCTCGCCGAGTCCGATGCTGTCGTGCGTAAAGACGTAAATCGGCCTGATCCCCATCAACGCCGCAAGTCGGATGGCGGGACGCATGTAATCTGAGAATATCAGAAAGGTCGCACCATAGGGGATAATGCCTCTCGTGTGTGCGAGACCGTTCAGGACGGAGCCCATGGCATGTTCCCTCACCCCGAAATGAAAGTTGCGCCCGGTCTCGCTGGCCGGCTCGAAGTCGCCGCCCCCCTTCGTCAGAGTGTTGGTGGAGGGAGCAAGATCCGCCGACCCGCCGATCAGCGCCGGAAGGTGCGGCGCGATCGCGTTCAGCACTTTTCCGGAGGCCTGGCGTGTCGCAATGTCGCCGTCCGCCGGCGAAAACAACGGGATGGCTTCCTTCCACGCGTCACCGTACATCCGGCTCTTCCCCTGCTTCCACTCCCGGGCAAGGTCCGGGAATGCCTTGCTGTAACGGTCGAACATCTCGTTCCATTCCGACTCGGATTTCTTCCCGTTCGGAATAGCCTCGCGGAACCGGTTCAGAGCCTCCTCCGGAACATAGAATTGTTTGTCCGGATCCCATCCGAGGTTTTTCTTCGTGAGCCTCACCTCGTCCTCGCCGAGCGGCGCGCCATGCGCCTCGGCGTTGTCCTGCTTGTTGGGGCTCCCGTAGGCGATGTGCGTCCTGATCTTGATCAGGGAGGGGCGATCGGTCACTTCCCGGGCCTTCCGGATCGCTCCGGCGATCGCACCCGCGTCGTTGCCGTCGGGCAGCACCTGCACGTGCCATCCGTAGGCCTCGAACCGCCGGGCCGTGTCTTCGGTGAAAGTGATATCGGTGTTTCCTTCGATCGAGATGTGGTTATCGTCGTAGAGATAGATCAGATTTCCCAGTCGCAGATGGCCGGCGAGCGAGGCCGCCTCGGAGGCGACTCCCTCCATCAGGTCGCCGTCGCTCACGATCGCGTAGACGCGGTAATCGACGATGTCGAAACCGGGGCGGTTGTACCGGGCCGCGAAGAACTTCTCCCCGATCGCGAGGCCGACTCCAACGGCAAACCCCTGGCCGAGCGGTCCGGTGGTCGTTTCGATCGCCGGGACAAGATGCGACTCGGGGTGCCCCGGAGTTTTGCTGCCGAGCTGCCGGAATTGTTTGATGTCTTCAAGGCTCAAATCGTATCCGGTGAGATGCAGGAGGCCATAGAGAAGCATGCACCCGTGTCCCGCCGAGAGGACGAAGCGGTCGCGGTTTTCCCAGTCCGGATTTGAGGGATTGTGGCGGAGGAATTGTGTCCAGAGAACGTATCCGGAAGTCGCCATCCCCATCGGCATGCCGGGGTGTCCCGAATTGGCTTTCTGGACCGCGTCCATCGCGAGCGTGCGCAGGGTGTTACTGCAGAGCTGATCGAGCCTGTCCTGGTCTGTCATCGTTGAGTGGTGGTTCTGAGTAAACCCGCCGAAGCGGGGATTCCCGCTCCCAGGGGAACAAATCTTCCAGCCGTGTGGTTGCTACAGTTGCAGCGCTCCCGACGGAGGGCAAGTTAAGAAGATCGCAGGAGGAAAACAAGAATGGGTTGTGTATCGATTTCCCCCAATATGTCATCCTGAGGGAGCGTAGCGACCGAAGGATCTCGACTTTCCGACCGGCAAGATCCTTCGCTTCGCTCAGGATGACAAAACGAGACACAACCCAGGAATGCGGTGACTTGACTTTCTCTCACGGTTCGGATAACTTGGTTTAACACCAAAAGGAATCTCTGCATGATCAATATCCGGAAAAGTAAATATTCGTTCCAAGGTGCGCCGGCGGCCGCTCTCTGTCTCCTCTTGATTCTCCTCCCTGTTTCCTCCGCTCTCGCGGGCGAGGTGTTCGGTACGATCAAGGCGGACGGAAAAGTCCTGCCCAAGGGAGTGAAGGTCGATATCACCTCCTCGGCGAAAACATATAGCGGGGAGACCGACGCGTACGGGTCGTACCGGTTGTACGTCGCCGAAAAAGGGAAGTGTTCGCTGACGGTCCACTTCGCAGAGAAAGCTCCCTCGATCCAGATCTTCTCGTATCCGAAATCGACCCGCTATGACTTCACCATCGAGAAGAAGGACACGGTCTATACGCTGAAGAGGAAATAACGATGGCGGAATCCGGAGAGAACGACCAGCCCGGCAAAAAAGACGGATGGGAAAAGGCGAAGGTCATCCTCGAACCGGTCGGGGGCCTTCTGACCGCCCTGGCGGTGGCAGGGCTCGGGTTCTACGGTTCGAGAGTGATCGAGTCCCGGCAGGCGCTCGATTCCAATTCGCGCCTCTACTCCGAACTGATGAGCAAGCGGGAGGAATCGGAAAGCGCGCTGCGGAAGGACATGTTCAACTCCATCATCGGATCGTTCCTTTCCGCCGGCACGTCGGCGGGCTCCCTCGAGTCGCAGGTCCTCAACCTTGAGCTTCTGACCGAGAACTTTCACGAATCCCTCAACCTCAAGCCCCTGTTCCTTCATCTGCAACGGGAAATCACGCGGCTCAGGGATACGACACAGCGCCAGGAGTTCCAGACGCGTCTCGAAACGGTGGCGCGGGAGGTGACGCGGAAACAAATGTGGGTGCTGGAGGAGGCGGGCAAGAAATTCCAGCGGAGGATCGACCTTGATACCCTCCGGAATACCCCCGGCGGCATGGAGCTTGATGACGACACGCTCGCCGTGGGGGAGACCTTGCGGAACTTCAGGATCTTCGCGCTCGAGGCCGACCTGAAGACGCGAAGCCTGAAGGTGCGCCTCGAGGTAAGGACGCTCGCCGATACCTCGCTCGCATCCACCGACCCGAGCGTCGTGGAATTCTGGGTCGACTTTTTCGACTTTCCGGTGATCGACAACATCCGTCTCTCCCACGATCAGCGCTGCGCGGTCGTCCTGAACGATTTCGAAGATGAGAGCGCCGACATCAGCATTCTGGAGTTCCCGGGCTCCCGCGCGGGATTGAAGGAGAAGCCCTACTTCGACGAAATTCTGCACAGCCTCCATGAACACTCCACCGAGTGACTCCCCTCCCGTCCACAGTTAGAGTCGAACGGCTGCACGGCGGCAAACCGGTTCTGGAAAAGATCACAGCCCATCCCTGGGAGAGCAAGGTCACGTTTAACCCCGCGTCTGTCCTCGTCGAAGGGCGGGACCGGATCGCGGAGATTGTCGCCAGTTCTCCCTTCGACCGCCGCACAAGGGATTCACTCGCCGGACGGGATGCGCTGTGCGTTCTCCTCTACCGGGCGCAGGGAGCGACGGTCAAGGGCACGGGGGTGGCCCCGTCCTCGATGGGGTTGGCTCTCCTTTCCCCCCAACTGGAATTGCTTGCCCGGCACGATGCGCCGGTTCTCCTTCCTGACACGCCGTACGACAACCTGGGGGTGGAGGACGGGCGGATTACGAAGGTCGGCGAAAGGTTTGTCCTGATCTACACGGCGTACGGATCGGGAACACCGAAAAACAAGATCCGCATCGCTGTCGCGTCAACGCTTGATTTCGTCCGCTGGGAAAAACACGGCCTGCTTCAAGGCAAAATCAACACGATCGACAACAAGAATGCGATTCTGTTCGGGGAGCAGATGGGCGGGAAATACACCATGCTCCATCGCCCGATGGAAGGCGAAGATCCGATGTGCGTTCACTGGGCTCAGAGCCCGGGCCTGTTCGGCGAATGGGAGAGCCGCGGAGTCTTGATGAAGCCTGTTCCGAATCCTCCGTTTAAAGACACATGGATCGGGGGAGGAGCGCCGCCGATGCGGGTATCGGACCGCCACCTGATGCTCTATCATATCGGCAACCGGGCGGTGGATGGAACGAGGGAGTACGATTTGGGGATAGCTTCGTTGGAGTGGAAGTCGGGCTCGCTCGTGGTAGGGAGGAATGAAATGCTGATGTGCCCGGAGACTCCCGCGGAGACGTCAGGCGACCCGGAACTTGGTGTGAATAACGTTCTCTTCGTCTGCGGAGCTCACTTCTACGGGGGGGACTGCTACTTTCCGTACGCGGGGGCCGATAGTGTGGTTCTCGCGGGGAGGATTTCCAGGGCCGAGATCGAGCGGTTCTTCAATTCTTAGCACGCAAGGCTCAGAACCCGCAAGCTAAAGCTTGCGGCTACCGATACCCATTGTGATAGGTAGCCGCAGCCTTCAGGCTGCGGGCTTTTTCTTGCTGCGATCTTAAGATTGCGGCTACCACTACTTCACTTCATGATCGGTTCGAGGAACCGGTCAAATTCCGCCTCGGTCAATCTTGTCGGAGTATATCCCCTCACGATCCCCTCACCATCCACAAACACGAACGTCGGCGTGCTGGAACCCCCGTATCGTTCCATTGATGCGGTGCTGATCACGATGGGAATGGCTCCCACGTCGGCGTAGACCGACTTCCAGACGCTGTCGATCATGAATTTTTCATGCACCCGGACTGAATCCTCGTCGTAATAGCGGGTGAGCGCCACCACCTGCAACCCTTTCTTCTCGTAACGCGACTTGACACGGGCGAGCGTCGCTTCCTGCGCTTTGCAGTCGCCGCACCCCTGGTACATGATGAAGAGGAGAACCGGTTTGCCGCGAAGCGAGGCGAGTGTCGGAGGCGGGTTCCCCACGAAATCTTCGACCTTCAGCTCGGGCGCAGGCTTTCCTGCAAGCGTCAGCATATTGAGGCGTTTGTTGAGCCGTGAAACCAGTGATACGGGGTCTTTCACCTGAGCAAGCTCCCCGTTGATATACTCCGCGGCCCGGGAGACACCTTTGGACCGCTCAAGGAGCTGGGCCTCCACCTCGATCGCCGTACCGAAAGCGTACTCGAGGTCATGATCTTTTTTCATCTCGGTGCCGTGTGCCATCCGGTCGGCGCAGCTCGCGCGCACCTGGGCGGCGTATCGTCCCGCCTTCATGGTGTCGCCCACCAGCAGCGCGCCGCGGG
The sequence above is a segment of the Bacteroidota bacterium genome. Coding sequences within it:
- the rpiA gene encoding ribose-5-phosphate isomerase RpiA, whose amino-acid sequence is MAAEAQQSNEFKRLAAERAVEFVASGMVVGLGHGTTSAFAIARLGELLRTGSLSRITGIPCSKQTEAGARQAGIPVGTLDDHPSIDIVIDGADEVDPKLNMIKGGGGALLREKVVAEASKRRVYIVDETKLVPALGTLRAVPVEAIPYASKSLFPYLQSLKTQPGLRMANDGSLFLTDQGNVIIDCKTGPLSQPEDLAAALRSRAGIVEHGLFLHLATDVIVAGPKGIRHLKP
- the tkt gene encoding transketolase codes for the protein MTDQDRLDQLCSNTLRTLAMDAVQKANSGHPGMPMGMATSGYVLWTQFLRHNPSNPDWENRDRFVLSAGHGCMLLYGLLHLTGYDLSLEDIKQFRQLGSKTPGHPESHLVPAIETTTGPLGQGFAVGVGLAIGEKFFAARYNRPGFDIVDYRVYAIVSDGDLMEGVASEAASLAGHLRLGNLIYLYDDNHISIEGNTDITFTEDTARRFEAYGWHVQVLPDGNDAGAIAGAIRKAREVTDRPSLIKIRTHIAYGSPNKQDNAEAHGAPLGEDEVRLTKKNLGWDPDKQFYVPEEALNRFREAIPNGKKSESEWNEMFDRYSKAFPDLAREWKQGKSRMYGDAWKEAIPLFSPADGDIATRQASGKVLNAIAPHLPALIGGSADLAPSTNTLTKGGGDFEPASETGRNFHFGVREHAMGSVLNGLAHTRGIIPYGATFLIFSDYMRPAIRLAALMGIRPIYVFTHDSIGLGEDGPTHQPIEQLASLRSVINLKVIRPADPNETAQAWKIAIEQMDGPVAIVLTRQKVPTIDQGKYAPAHNLSRGGYVLSEAPNGAPEAILIGTGSEVQLALKAQELLGKSGIQARVVSMPCTELFDMQPDEYKESVLPTSITARVAVEAGVKFGWERYIGALGEFVGMSGYGASGPGADVMKHFGFTAEHVVERTKASLSRQAPISLVPQREN
- a CDS encoding glycosidase — its product is MTPLPSTVRVERLHGGKPVLEKITAHPWESKVTFNPASVLVEGRDRIAEIVASSPFDRRTRDSLAGRDALCVLLYRAQGATVKGTGVAPSSMGLALLSPQLELLARHDAPVLLPDTPYDNLGVEDGRITKVGERFVLIYTAYGSGTPKNKIRIAVASTLDFVRWEKHGLLQGKINTIDNKNAILFGEQMGGKYTMLHRPMEGEDPMCVHWAQSPGLFGEWESRGVLMKPVPNPPFKDTWIGGGAPPMRVSDRHLMLYHIGNRAVDGTREYDLGIASLEWKSGSLVVGRNEMLMCPETPAETSGDPELGVNNVLFVCGAHFYGGDCYFPYAGADSVVLAGRISRAEIERFFNS
- a CDS encoding TlpA disulfide reductase family protein, which translates into the protein MRFVTSILLILFFTAGFAHAQVAAPPAAAAAPAPPPSPSSGIRNKIAAGDLLSAESILEVHRAKNGEDGPWLTALSWLARGALLVGDTMKAGRYAAQVRASCADRMAHGTEMKKDHDLEYAFGTAIEVEAQLLERSKGVSRAAEYINGELAQVKDPVSLVSRLNKRLNMLTLAGKPAPELKVEDFVGNPPPTLASLRGKPVLLFIMYQGCGDCKAQEATLARVKSRYEKKGLQVVALTRYYDEDSVRVHEKFMIDSVWKSVYADVGAIPIVISTASMERYGGSSTPTFVFVDGEGIVRGYTPTRLTEAEFDRFLEPIMK